The Nitrospira sp. genome has a window encoding:
- a CDS encoding TIGR01777 family protein, with translation MNIVVTGGTGFIGRPLCDSLLLDGHRVRILTRSHRPVAHETDARVTWVLWNGRDQGRWEQSFEGADAVINLAGAPIADARWTAARKQLLTDSRVLTTRLLVKALSRCASKPATFISASGIGYYGASDDRRLDEGAARGQGFLADLCLAWEAEALRAAEFGARVVLLRTGMVLEQDGGALPKMVLPFRFFTGGPIMPGTQWVSWIHRRDHIGLIYWALTTPTVSGPVNAVAPEPVTMNRFCDILGQTLHRPSWLPVPSFALKMLLGELGTLMTTGQRVIPEKAIQEGYTFRYPMLEPALRTILKKSSPGEPIP, from the coding sequence ATGAATATTGTGGTGACCGGGGGGACAGGATTTATCGGCAGACCGTTGTGCGATTCTCTCCTGCTCGACGGCCATAGGGTGAGGATCCTCACGAGAAGCCATAGACCGGTTGCTCATGAAACGGACGCCCGGGTCACCTGGGTCCTCTGGAACGGGCGAGATCAAGGCCGCTGGGAACAAAGCTTTGAGGGAGCCGATGCCGTGATCAATCTCGCAGGAGCGCCCATTGCCGACGCACGCTGGACAGCGGCACGCAAGCAACTGCTCACCGATAGCCGAGTTCTCACTACGCGCTTGCTGGTGAAGGCCCTGTCCCGATGTGCTTCCAAACCCGCCACCTTCATCAGCGCGTCTGGCATTGGATATTACGGTGCGAGCGACGATCGCCGCCTGGATGAAGGGGCAGCGCGAGGCCAGGGCTTCTTAGCCGATCTCTGCCTCGCATGGGAAGCGGAAGCCCTTCGAGCTGCGGAGTTCGGTGCGCGTGTTGTCCTCTTACGAACCGGCATGGTGCTTGAACAAGATGGTGGAGCCCTTCCCAAGATGGTGTTGCCCTTTCGATTTTTTACAGGCGGTCCGATCATGCCAGGCACCCAGTGGGTTTCCTGGATTCACCGTCGTGATCACATCGGTCTGATTTACTGGGCTCTGACCACGCCGACGGTTTCCGGTCCGGTCAACGCCGTTGCCCCGGAACCTGTGACGATGAACCGGTTCTGTGACATCCTTGGGCAGACGCTTCACCGACCATCGTGGCTTCCCGTTCCAAGCTTTGCGTTGAAGATGCTCCTTGGTGAGTTGGGGACGTTAATGACGACCGGCCAGAGGGTGATCCCAGAAAAAGCAATTCAGGAAGGCTATACGTTTCGATATCCAATGCTGGAACCAGCGTTGCGAACCATACTCAAGAAGTCTAGCCCTGGTGAACCTATACCATGA
- a CDS encoding PDZ domain-containing protein yields MRILRSYITLGLMIGLLASGSALAEQSTTPLPYGHGDTGKLPNGVIGISLHIGAEQIGDPAILYVGMVHPEGPAHKAGLRHGDELISVDGIPVKGKRYEEVVTMIRGEAGTVVKVGAKDDKGLHELSIERVAGDKLPKGPSGSHGTPAP; encoded by the coding sequence ATGAGAATCCTTCGTTCATACATTACGCTAGGATTGATGATCGGGCTTTTGGCTTCAGGCTCGGCCCTAGCCGAGCAATCCACGACCCCGCTTCCCTATGGGCATGGAGATACTGGGAAACTTCCTAACGGTGTCATCGGTATCTCCCTTCACATTGGAGCTGAGCAGATCGGGGACCCAGCCATCTTGTATGTCGGTATGGTCCACCCGGAGGGACCTGCTCACAAGGCCGGTCTTCGACACGGGGATGAGCTCATCAGTGTTGATGGAATCCCAGTGAAGGGAAAGCGGTACGAAGAAGTGGTCACCATGATTCGAGGGGAAGCAGGCACCGTCGTCAAGGTGGGCGCGAAAGACGACAAAGGCCTTCACGAACTTTCCATCGAGCGAGTGGCGGGTGACAAACTTCCCAAAGGGCCGTCTGGATCACATGGAACTCCGGCACCCTAG
- a CDS encoding deoxyribodipyrimidine photo-lyase produces MRGIVWFRRDLRLHDQPALIAACQECDEVIPLFVFDKPLLQSHEFGSACVNFMLGCLDDLRTSLAALGLTLQWRHGEPVNQIVQTATHWKADVVYWNRDYEPGAIERDRLAHQRLAKLGVAVRTFKDHVVFEAPELRSATGEPLQRYSAYRARWWTRWHAMTPAVQPIPVLLAAKKTAPLPISHPLPSASELGYDPGVPWIGPGERNAMKRLHWFTGGPIHSYAQGRNLPAVDGSAKLSPHFRFGTLSPRMAVHAALNALAKGGRVSRPDVLTWVDELIWREFFHQVLASFPHVAERPFRKAAVPPAREPGPERNSLFQAWCNGQTGYPIVDAGMRQLNQTGWMHNRVRMVVASFLVKDLRIDWQSGERYFMQHLVDADTAANNGNWQWCASTGTDSMPGYRIFNPVLQSKKFDPDGAYIHQYVPELAGLSAKRIHEPHLMTADEQERAGCRIGTDYPSPVVDHQLARQEYLALGKQEATR; encoded by the coding sequence GTGCGAGGAATCGTCTGGTTCAGGCGCGATCTTCGATTGCATGATCAACCGGCACTCATAGCGGCCTGCCAGGAATGCGATGAGGTCATTCCGCTGTTTGTGTTCGATAAGCCATTGCTGCAGTCGCATGAGTTCGGATCAGCATGCGTGAACTTTATGCTGGGATGCTTGGATGACCTCCGAACCTCTCTTGCCGCCCTCGGGCTTACTCTGCAGTGGCGGCACGGCGAGCCGGTTAACCAAATTGTTCAAACGGCAACTCATTGGAAGGCCGATGTGGTCTATTGGAATCGCGACTACGAACCGGGCGCGATAGAACGGGACCGCCTGGCTCACCAGCGTTTGGCAAAGCTCGGAGTGGCAGTGCGGACGTTCAAAGATCATGTTGTGTTTGAAGCACCTGAGCTACGGAGCGCAACCGGAGAACCGTTGCAACGGTATAGCGCCTATCGCGCACGCTGGTGGACTAGATGGCATGCCATGACCCCAGCGGTTCAGCCAATTCCCGTGCTCCTTGCAGCCAAGAAAACCGCTCCACTCCCAATCTCTCATCCTCTCCCCTCGGCCAGTGAGCTTGGCTACGATCCGGGCGTACCCTGGATTGGTCCGGGCGAGCGGAACGCGATGAAGAGGTTGCACTGGTTCACTGGAGGGCCGATTCATTCATACGCACAAGGCAGAAATCTGCCGGCCGTCGATGGGAGCGCCAAGCTTTCACCACACTTCCGTTTCGGAACACTGTCGCCGCGCATGGCCGTTCACGCGGCGCTGAACGCGCTGGCCAAAGGTGGGCGAGTGTCCCGGCCTGATGTCCTGACCTGGGTCGACGAGTTGATTTGGCGTGAGTTCTTTCACCAAGTATTGGCTTCATTCCCGCATGTTGCCGAGAGACCATTCCGCAAGGCGGCCGTACCTCCAGCGCGTGAGCCGGGTCCGGAGCGCAATTCCCTGTTTCAAGCCTGGTGCAACGGACAAACAGGCTATCCGATCGTGGATGCGGGAATGAGGCAACTCAATCAAACGGGCTGGATGCACAACCGTGTCCGAATGGTCGTTGCCTCCTTCCTGGTCAAGGATCTCCGTATCGACTGGCAGAGCGGTGAACGGTATTTCATGCAACATCTCGTCGATGCCGACACAGCCGCAAACAACGGCAATTGGCAGTGGTGTGCTTCGACCGGCACCGATAGTATGCCCGGCTATCGGATCTTTAACCCCGTTCTCCAGAGCAAGAAGTTCGATCCGGACGGCGCCTACATTCACCAATATGTCCCTGAACTTGCCGGTCTATCGGCGAAAAGGATTCATGAGCCGCATCTCATGACGGCAGATGAGCAAGAACGCGCTGGATGCCGAATCGGAACCGATTATCCTTCGCCGGTTGTGGACCATCAACTTGCCCGTCAGGAATATCTCGCCCTCGGAAAGCAGGAGGCAACGAGATGA
- a CDS encoding DUF523 and DUF1722 domain-containing protein, whose product MTTSPLRLGISRCLLGEEVRFDGGHKRDQFLTDVLGRYFEWVPVCPEVEAGLGTPREAMRLVGSPHRPRLMTITSKHDHTEAMETMVEGRLDSLNKLDLSGFVFKRGSPSCGLERVRVYTTQGMPSHSGTGIFAKAFQDEFPLIPVEEEGRLCDPSLRENFIERVFCYRRFQDLVQNGVTKQALIRFHTIHKYLLLAHSQQHYQTMGRLIGQAERYRLKELTVMYGKHFMRALTMKGTVRKHVNVLQHIVGHFKGRLKPDEKAELLGLIADYHRGLTPLIVPLTLVKHYVQVFDVGYIRDQVYLNPHPKELMLRNHV is encoded by the coding sequence ATGACGACCTCCCCACTTCGCCTTGGAATCAGTCGGTGTCTTCTTGGAGAGGAGGTCCGATTCGACGGGGGGCATAAACGAGACCAGTTCTTAACTGATGTGCTGGGTCGCTACTTTGAATGGGTCCCGGTCTGTCCCGAAGTAGAAGCAGGATTGGGCACTCCCCGTGAAGCCATGCGTTTGGTGGGCAGTCCGCATCGCCCTCGACTGATGACGATCACGAGCAAGCACGATCACACCGAAGCAATGGAGACGATGGTCGAGGGCCGACTCGATTCTCTCAACAAACTGGACCTCTCAGGGTTTGTCTTCAAGAGAGGCTCACCCAGTTGCGGACTCGAACGGGTGCGCGTGTACACGACACAGGGGATGCCGAGCCACAGTGGCACGGGAATCTTTGCCAAGGCCTTTCAAGATGAGTTTCCCCTGATTCCCGTCGAGGAGGAAGGGCGGCTCTGTGATCCTTCCCTTCGGGAGAACTTCATCGAGCGGGTGTTCTGCTACCGCCGGTTTCAGGATCTGGTTCAGAACGGAGTTACCAAACAGGCTTTGATACGCTTCCACACGATTCACAAATATTTGCTCTTAGCCCATAGCCAGCAGCACTACCAAACAATGGGGCGTCTGATCGGTCAGGCGGAGCGGTATCGCCTCAAAGAATTGACGGTGATGTACGGGAAGCACTTCATGCGAGCCCTCACGATGAAGGGGACGGTACGTAAGCATGTCAATGTCCTACAGCATATTGTGGGCCACTTCAAAGGTCGGTTAAAACCGGATGAAAAAGCCGAGCTGCTTGGCCTGATCGCGGACTATCATAGAGGACTTACACCCTTGATCGTCCCTCTCACGCTGGTTAAGCATTACGTCCAGGTTTTCGACGTCGGATACATTCGCGATCAGGTCTATCTTAACCCGCATCCCAAAGAGCTCATGTTGCGGAATCATGTGTAG
- a CDS encoding FAD-dependent oxidoreductase — MKPSTPHVHIIGAGLAGLACARRLIQSGITCTVLEASDGIGGRVRTDHVEGFQLDRGFQIFLTGYPEARKALNYASLDLKPFHPGVLIRYGGRFHVMSDLFRRPQDMLHTLLSPIGSFADKLRMWRMRRDALHHHLCSKMGDPGRPTDDVLRAYHFSDAMMARFFYPFLSSVFLEPALTTPCWIFELVWGAFCRGATALPRDGMSAIAQHLADPLPAGSVKLKQAVQRIQGSKLVLESGEQLTGEVVVIATDDVTAARLRGEHTTNSAARGSTTLYFDAPAAPQCGPWLILNGEGQGLVRTLCVLSEAAPSYAPAGRALIAVTATEQLEPHDDFSEAVRLSLQSWFGSQVDGWRHLRTDHIYRALPSIDRLSPHNQTAPARVADGLYVCGDYRESGTLDGALGSGRKAAEAVLLDYAQL; from the coding sequence ATGAAACCCTCTACTCCACACGTGCACATTATTGGTGCCGGTCTTGCCGGACTGGCCTGTGCACGTCGCCTGATACAATCGGGAATCACTTGCACAGTACTTGAAGCCTCTGACGGTATCGGTGGGCGTGTCCGCACAGACCACGTAGAAGGTTTTCAGCTCGATCGCGGATTCCAGATCTTTCTCACGGGCTATCCGGAAGCGCGCAAGGCGCTGAACTATGCATCGTTGGATCTTAAGCCGTTTCACCCTGGGGTGCTCATTCGGTATGGCGGCCGCTTTCATGTGATGAGCGATCTTTTTCGTCGACCGCAAGACATGCTTCACACTCTGCTCAGTCCTATCGGCTCGTTCGCCGATAAGTTGCGGATGTGGCGTATGCGTCGAGACGCATTGCACCACCACCTCTGCTCTAAGATGGGAGACCCCGGTCGGCCGACCGACGACGTCTTGCGGGCGTATCACTTTTCGGACGCCATGATGGCGCGGTTCTTCTACCCCTTTCTCAGCAGTGTATTTTTGGAGCCAGCGCTGACCACTCCTTGTTGGATTTTTGAACTCGTCTGGGGAGCCTTCTGTCGAGGAGCAACGGCCTTGCCACGAGACGGGATGAGCGCCATCGCACAGCACCTTGCGGATCCATTGCCCGCAGGGTCCGTCAAGCTGAAACAAGCCGTTCAACGCATTCAGGGATCCAAGCTAGTCCTGGAGTCAGGAGAACAGCTCACAGGCGAGGTAGTCGTGATAGCGACAGACGACGTGACTGCAGCTCGCTTACGCGGGGAGCACACCACAAACTCCGCCGCACGGGGTTCGACGACGCTGTATTTCGATGCACCGGCAGCTCCGCAATGCGGGCCATGGTTGATATTGAATGGTGAGGGTCAAGGGTTAGTCCGAACCCTGTGCGTGCTGAGTGAAGCGGCGCCTTCGTACGCACCGGCTGGGCGAGCCTTAATCGCAGTGACAGCCACCGAACAGCTAGAGCCACACGATGATTTTTCAGAAGCGGTGCGGCTGTCGCTTCAATCATGGTTCGGCTCGCAAGTTGACGGGTGGCGTCATCTACGGACCGATCATATCTACCGGGCGCTGCCTTCAATAGATCGGCTCTCGCCTCACAACCAAACGGCCCCCGCCCGCGTGGCCGACGGGCTCTACGTCTGTGGTGATTACCGAGAAAGCGGTACGTTGGACGGGGCGCTGGGCTCGGGCCGGAAAGCAGCTGAGGCGGTCCTCTTGGATTATGCCCAGCTATGA
- a CDS encoding CbiX/SirB N-terminal domain-containing protein, translating into MRDRMNGVVLVGHGGIPKDCPQDLVTRLKRLEAQRRAAKQPPSPEEMELDTKIRRWPRTAETDPYEAGLQAVAERLRSQLDGVLFGIAYNEFCAPTLEEAVEALIAQGATHITVTTTMFTPGGSHSEIEIPEILEHLRPQHPEVELCYAWPFDLQLVASTLAEQVRRFSTVILHKNP; encoded by the coding sequence ATGAGAGATCGCATGAACGGAGTTGTTCTGGTTGGTCATGGCGGGATCCCGAAGGACTGCCCACAGGATTTGGTGACCCGACTGAAACGATTAGAAGCTCAACGGCGTGCAGCCAAGCAACCGCCATCACCCGAAGAAATGGAACTGGATACAAAGATCCGTCGATGGCCGAGAACGGCAGAAACCGATCCATACGAGGCAGGCCTTCAGGCGGTCGCTGAACGGTTACGATCTCAGCTTGATGGCGTCTTATTCGGCATCGCCTATAATGAGTTCTGCGCTCCCACCTTAGAAGAGGCCGTTGAAGCACTCATCGCACAGGGTGCGACACACATCACCGTGACGACCACGATGTTTACTCCGGGAGGCTCCCATTCTGAAATCGAGATACCGGAAATCCTCGAGCATCTCCGGCCACAACATCCCGAGGTAGAACTCTGCTATGCCTGGCCGTTCGATCTGCAGCTGGTCGCCAGCACGTTGGCAGAGCAAGTCCGTCGCTTCTCCACGGTGATTCTCCACAAGAATCCGTGA
- the pyrE gene encoding orotate phosphoribosyltransferase, with amino-acid sequence MTVQEQLAKLFHETQSFKWDRDKGFKLASGEISPFYVDCRALMAHPEARRLVAHLAYQALTDIEFDCLGGLELGAIPIAVTISDFACAASPQRLWRTFVVRKQPKDHGLGKLIEGSVRPTDRALIVDDVLTSGGSLLKAVGVAREAGLQVDHALVIVDRLEQDGRARVEKEKVHLISLLTIHDLMRTVDQA; translated from the coding sequence GTGACGGTTCAGGAGCAATTGGCGAAATTATTCCATGAGACGCAGTCTTTTAAATGGGATCGGGATAAAGGATTCAAACTCGCCTCCGGGGAAATCAGCCCATTTTATGTCGATTGTCGGGCCCTTATGGCACATCCGGAGGCACGCCGTCTGGTGGCGCACCTGGCCTATCAAGCCCTGACTGATATTGAATTCGATTGTTTGGGAGGCCTCGAACTCGGAGCCATCCCGATTGCTGTCACCATTTCTGATTTCGCCTGTGCGGCTTCCCCCCAACGTCTTTGGCGAACATTCGTCGTTCGCAAGCAACCCAAAGACCATGGCTTGGGAAAACTCATCGAAGGCAGCGTTCGTCCGACCGATCGAGCACTCATCGTGGATGACGTACTCACAAGCGGTGGGTCACTGCTCAAAGCGGTAGGAGTCGCACGGGAAGCAGGCCTTCAAGTGGATCATGCACTGGTGATTGTGGACCGTCTAGAACAAGATGGGAGGGCACGCGTGGAAAAAGAAAAAGTTCACCTGATCAGTCTCCTGACCATTCACGATCTCATGCGGACGGTGGACCAGGCTTAG
- a CDS encoding phosphodiester glycosidase family protein, whose amino-acid sequence MLIVDLDPERIKFSVHYYAQEGLSEPHKIDQWQKRTGHHVVFNAGLFRENFAYLGLLYKDGRSLGSRRHPSWRGLFVAEPSDSRLKRARVLDLDSEAFDEEQPPYREVAQALMLLDHAGRVRVRESGKYAYQTVVAETMAGHILLLKTLGAARLYDIAQCVKDVLPSVRQAMAMDGGSSSDIRILESLWQKDIDTEDRTSWKSLFAGNTGSHIPLPTVIGASPRD is encoded by the coding sequence ATGTTGATTGTCGATTTGGACCCTGAACGTATAAAGTTCTCCGTTCATTATTATGCCCAGGAAGGATTGTCGGAACCTCACAAGATTGACCAATGGCAGAAACGAACAGGGCACCACGTCGTATTTAATGCAGGGCTGTTCCGTGAGAACTTCGCGTATCTTGGTCTTCTCTATAAGGACGGGCGTTCGCTGGGGAGTCGACGACACCCTTCGTGGAGGGGATTGTTTGTTGCGGAGCCATCTGATTCCAGGTTGAAAAGGGCGCGAGTCCTGGATTTGGATTCGGAGGCCTTCGATGAAGAGCAACCTCCCTATCGAGAGGTCGCACAAGCCCTCATGCTTCTGGATCACGCCGGGAGGGTTCGCGTGCGGGAGTCGGGGAAATATGCGTATCAAACAGTCGTGGCAGAAACGATGGCCGGACACATTCTTCTCTTGAAAACCCTCGGAGCGGCCAGGTTATACGACATCGCGCAGTGTGTGAAGGACGTCCTACCTAGCGTGCGCCAAGCGATGGCCATGGATGGAGGGTCCTCTTCTGATATTCGGATTCTGGAATCGCTGTGGCAGAAGGACATCGACACAGAGGACCGCACGTCATGGAAGAGCCTGTTCGCTGGAAACACCGGGAGTCATATTCCCCTGCCCACGGTGATTGGGGCAAGTCCAAGAGATTGA